In a single window of the Mustela nigripes isolate SB6536 chromosome 17, MUSNIG.SB6536, whole genome shotgun sequence genome:
- the SYT5 gene encoding synaptotagmin-5 isoform X1: MFSEPPTPEPPAPDAPPDSSRIGPAPVPLWALAAIVLVSGLLVFGCCFCVYRKRCRRRLGKKSQAQAQVHLQEVKELGRSYIDKVQPEVEELEPAPSGPGSQVAEKHELGRLQYSLDYDFQSGQLLVGIVQAEGLAALDLGGSSDPYVRVYLLPDKRRRHETKVHRQTLNPHFGENFAFKVPYVELGGRVLVMAVYDFDRFSRNDAIGEVRVPMSSVDLGRPVLAWRELQAAPREEQEKLGDICFSLRYVPTAGKLTVIVLEAKNLKKMDVGGLSDPYVKVHLLQGGKKVRKKKTTIKKNTLNPYYNEAFSFEVPCDQVQKVQVELTVLDYDKLGKNEAIGRVAVGAAVGGAGLRHWADMLANPRRPIAQWHSLRPPDRVRPLPAP, encoded by the exons ATGTTCTCGGAGCCTCCAACCCCAGAGCCTCCAGCGCCCGACGCGCCTCCTGACTCGAGTCGCATTGGCCCTGCCCCGG TACCCCTCTGGGCCCTGGCCGCAATCGTTCTGGTCTCAGGCCTCCTCGTGTTCGGCTGCTGTTTCTGTGTCTACCGGAAGCGTTGTCGGAGGCGGTTGGGCAAGAAGAGCCAGGCCCAAGCCCAGGTCCACCTTCAGGAAGTGAAGGAGCTGGGCAGGAGTTACATAGACAAG GTGCAGCCAGAAGTGGAGGAGCTGGAGCCAGCACCATCTGGGCCAGGGTCGCAGGTGGCTGAGAAGCATGAGCTCGGACGACTGCAGTACTCACTGGATTATGATTTCCAGAGCGGCCAG CTGCTGGTGGGCATCGTTCAAGCTGAGGGATTGGCAGCCTTGGACCTGGGGGGCTCCTCCGACCCCTACGTGCGGGTCTACCTGCTGCCAGACAAGAGGAGGCGGCATGAGACCAAGGTGCATCGGCAGACGCTGAACCCACACTTTGGGGAGAACTTTGCCTTCAAG GTCCCCTACGTGGAGCTGGGAGGCAGGGTACTGGTCATGGCGGTGTACGACTTTGATCGCTTCTCCCGCAACGATGCCATTGGGGAGGTGCGGGTCCCGATGAGCTCAGTGGACCTGGGGCGGCCAGTGCTGGCCTGGCGCGAGCTGCAGGCTGCTCCGCGGGAGGAG cAGGAGAAACTCGGtgacatctgcttctccctccgctaCGTCCCCACGGCCGGGAAGCTCACAGTCATCGTCCTGGAGGCTAAGAACCTGAAGAAGATGGACGTGGGAGGACTCTCAG ATCCGTACGTCAAGGTCCACCTGCTGCAGGGCGGCAAGAAGGTGCGGAAGAAGAAAACGACCATCAAGAAGAACACTCTGAACCCTTATTACAACGAGGCCTTCAGTTTCGAGGTGCCCTGTGACCAGGTGCAG AAGGTCCAGGTGGAGCTGACTGTGCTGGACTATGACAAGCTGGGCAAGAATGAGGCCATTGGGAGGGTGGCTGTCGGGGCAGCGGTGGGGGGAGCTGGCCTGCGGCACTGGGCAGACATGCTGGCCAACCCCCGGCGGCCCATTGCCCAGTGGCACTCGCTGAGGCCCCCTGACCGAGTGAGGCCACTGCCTGCTCCCTGA
- the SYT5 gene encoding synaptotagmin-5 isoform X3, whose product MFSEPPTPEPPAPDAPPDSSRIGPAPVPLWALAAIVLVSGLLVFGCCFCVYRKRCRRRLGKKSQAQAQVHLQEVKELGRSYIDKVQPEVEELEPAPSGPGSQVAEKHELGRLQYSLDYDFQSGQLLVGIVQAEGLAALDLGGSSDPYVRVYLLPDKRRRHETKVHRQTLNPHFGENFAFKVPYVELGGRVLVMAVYDFDRFSRNDAIGEVRVPMSSVDLGRPVLAWRELQAAPREEQEKLGDICFSLRYVPTAGKLTVIVLEAKNLKKMDVGGLSDPYVKVHLLQGGKKVRKKKTTIKKNTLNPYYNEAFSFEVPCDQVQHPSSCTGSPAPVPSRTPAPLLGPNKYSATLAT is encoded by the exons ATGTTCTCGGAGCCTCCAACCCCAGAGCCTCCAGCGCCCGACGCGCCTCCTGACTCGAGTCGCATTGGCCCTGCCCCGG TACCCCTCTGGGCCCTGGCCGCAATCGTTCTGGTCTCAGGCCTCCTCGTGTTCGGCTGCTGTTTCTGTGTCTACCGGAAGCGTTGTCGGAGGCGGTTGGGCAAGAAGAGCCAGGCCCAAGCCCAGGTCCACCTTCAGGAAGTGAAGGAGCTGGGCAGGAGTTACATAGACAAG GTGCAGCCAGAAGTGGAGGAGCTGGAGCCAGCACCATCTGGGCCAGGGTCGCAGGTGGCTGAGAAGCATGAGCTCGGACGACTGCAGTACTCACTGGATTATGATTTCCAGAGCGGCCAG CTGCTGGTGGGCATCGTTCAAGCTGAGGGATTGGCAGCCTTGGACCTGGGGGGCTCCTCCGACCCCTACGTGCGGGTCTACCTGCTGCCAGACAAGAGGAGGCGGCATGAGACCAAGGTGCATCGGCAGACGCTGAACCCACACTTTGGGGAGAACTTTGCCTTCAAG GTCCCCTACGTGGAGCTGGGAGGCAGGGTACTGGTCATGGCGGTGTACGACTTTGATCGCTTCTCCCGCAACGATGCCATTGGGGAGGTGCGGGTCCCGATGAGCTCAGTGGACCTGGGGCGGCCAGTGCTGGCCTGGCGCGAGCTGCAGGCTGCTCCGCGGGAGGAG cAGGAGAAACTCGGtgacatctgcttctccctccgctaCGTCCCCACGGCCGGGAAGCTCACAGTCATCGTCCTGGAGGCTAAGAACCTGAAGAAGATGGACGTGGGAGGACTCTCAG ATCCGTACGTCAAGGTCCACCTGCTGCAGGGCGGCAAGAAGGTGCGGAAGAAGAAAACGACCATCAAGAAGAACACTCTGAACCCTTATTACAACGAGGCCTTCAGTTTCGAGGTGCCCTGTGACCAGGTGCAG CACCCCTCTTCCTGCACAGGATCACCTGCTCCTGTCCCTAGTCGGACTCCTGCACCGCTCCTGGGACCAAATAAATACTCAGCAACTTTGGCGACCTGA
- the SYT5 gene encoding synaptotagmin-5 isoform X2, with amino-acid sequence MFSEPPTPEPPAPDAPPDSSRIGPAPVPLWALAAIVLVSGLLVFGCCFCVYRKRCRRRLGKKSQAQAQVHLQEVKELGRSYIDKVQPEVEELEPAPSGPGSQVAEKHELGRLQYSLDYDFQSGQLLVGIVQAEGLAALDLGGSSDPYVRVYLLPDKRRRHETKVHRQTLNPHFGENFAFKVPYVELGGRVLVMAVYDFDRFSRNDAIGEVRVPMSSVDLGRPVLAWRELQAAPREEEKLGDICFSLRYVPTAGKLTVIVLEAKNLKKMDVGGLSDPYVKVHLLQGGKKVRKKKTTIKKNTLNPYYNEAFSFEVPCDQVQKVQVELTVLDYDKLGKNEAIGRVAVGAAVGGAGLRHWADMLANPRRPIAQWHSLRPPDRVRPLPAP; translated from the exons ATGTTCTCGGAGCCTCCAACCCCAGAGCCTCCAGCGCCCGACGCGCCTCCTGACTCGAGTCGCATTGGCCCTGCCCCGG TACCCCTCTGGGCCCTGGCCGCAATCGTTCTGGTCTCAGGCCTCCTCGTGTTCGGCTGCTGTTTCTGTGTCTACCGGAAGCGTTGTCGGAGGCGGTTGGGCAAGAAGAGCCAGGCCCAAGCCCAGGTCCACCTTCAGGAAGTGAAGGAGCTGGGCAGGAGTTACATAGACAAG GTGCAGCCAGAAGTGGAGGAGCTGGAGCCAGCACCATCTGGGCCAGGGTCGCAGGTGGCTGAGAAGCATGAGCTCGGACGACTGCAGTACTCACTGGATTATGATTTCCAGAGCGGCCAG CTGCTGGTGGGCATCGTTCAAGCTGAGGGATTGGCAGCCTTGGACCTGGGGGGCTCCTCCGACCCCTACGTGCGGGTCTACCTGCTGCCAGACAAGAGGAGGCGGCATGAGACCAAGGTGCATCGGCAGACGCTGAACCCACACTTTGGGGAGAACTTTGCCTTCAAG GTCCCCTACGTGGAGCTGGGAGGCAGGGTACTGGTCATGGCGGTGTACGACTTTGATCGCTTCTCCCGCAACGATGCCATTGGGGAGGTGCGGGTCCCGATGAGCTCAGTGGACCTGGGGCGGCCAGTGCTGGCCTGGCGCGAGCTGCAGGCTGCTCCGCGGGAGGAG GAGAAACTCGGtgacatctgcttctccctccgctaCGTCCCCACGGCCGGGAAGCTCACAGTCATCGTCCTGGAGGCTAAGAACCTGAAGAAGATGGACGTGGGAGGACTCTCAG ATCCGTACGTCAAGGTCCACCTGCTGCAGGGCGGCAAGAAGGTGCGGAAGAAGAAAACGACCATCAAGAAGAACACTCTGAACCCTTATTACAACGAGGCCTTCAGTTTCGAGGTGCCCTGTGACCAGGTGCAG AAGGTCCAGGTGGAGCTGACTGTGCTGGACTATGACAAGCTGGGCAAGAATGAGGCCATTGGGAGGGTGGCTGTCGGGGCAGCGGTGGGGGGAGCTGGCCTGCGGCACTGGGCAGACATGCTGGCCAACCCCCGGCGGCCCATTGCCCAGTGGCACTCGCTGAGGCCCCCTGACCGAGTGAGGCCACTGCCTGCTCCCTGA
- the PTPRH gene encoding receptor-type tyrosine-protein phosphatase H, translating into MKRTRGSLEAWGSLVLLGLCSWTGSWATVPKPVRNLSVKDQTNSSITLGWTEPDGTASQHYLYRIQWEGTGTPGNKSTDNTSVLVDGLQPGSWYQFAVWVELNGTRSSQETCNVSTAPNRVMDLHKEAQTNSSITLRWKSPTDPHSQAYTYWVQWAAGEHPQGHHDPRGHHANQTRETNHTYYEVQALKPGTLYNFSVWAERSNVASSAQGLLESTAPSPVTITSCISISGGHGVVLTWSCPGGGYEAFELQVGGQQDSQNRSSCGKRVSVWGLWPAQSYPAIVTTIWDGMRAPSASVTCRTENSGAIVGAIVGVTLFLIPVGLLIFFLKKRHEKSQREPAPRGLVFSFSEDILAEDFADHVRKNEKDSNFGFEEEYQQLALETYSQSQTVALAPENSTKNRYRNVLPYDWSRVPLKAIQEEPGSDYINASFMPGLENPQEFIATQGPLPQTVGDFWRLVWEQQSRTLVMLTNCVESAQVKCEHYWPLDAKPCTHGHLQVTLEGEEVLEDWTVRDLTLQHVQEQKTLPVRQFHYMTWPDHGVPHSTDPMLAFRKVLRQWLDQTAEGGPPIVHCSAGVGRTGTLIALDVLLRQLDRDQRVGPFSYVQKMRESRPLMVQTEAQYVFLHHCILRFLQQSGRVPTDNGVAYENPLYENV; encoded by the exons ATGAAGAGGACCAGAGGGAGCCTTGAGGCCTGGGGGAGCCTGGTGCTGCTG GGCCTGTGCAGCTGGACAGGGTCCTGGGCAACTG TCCCCAAGCCCGTCAGAAACCTGAGCGTGAAGGACCAGACCAACAGTTCCATCACCCTGGGCTGGACAGAGCCAGATGGCACGGCCTCTCAGCACTACCTGTACAGGATCCAATGGGAGGGTACCGGCACACCTGGGAACAAAAGCACGGACAACACCAGCGTCCTTGTGGACGGACTGCAGCCCGGGTCCTGGTACCAGTTTGCTGTGTGGGTGGAGCTAAATGGAACCCGCAGCTCCCAGGAGACTTGCAATGTCAGCACAG CTCCCAACAGGGTCATGGATCTGCACAAGGAAGCTCAGACCAATAGCTCTATCACCCTGCGATGGAAGTCCCCCACAGACCCCCACTCTCAGGCATACACATACTGGGTCCAGTGGGCTGCTGGGGAACATCCCCAAGGACACCATGACCCCCGAGGACATCATGCCAACCAGACACGAGAGACGAATCACACCTACTATGAGGTTCAGGCCCTGAAACCCGGGACTCTGTACAACTTCAGCGTGTGGGCAGAGAGGAGCAACGTGGCCAGTTCTGCACAGGGCCTCCTTGAATCCACAG ccccaagCCCGGTCACCATCACCTCCTGCATCAGCATCTCTGGGGGCCACGGGGTCGTCTTGACCTGGTCCTGCCCCGGAGGAGGCTATGAGGCCTTTGAGTTGCAGGTGGGTGGACAGCAGGACTCTCAGAACAGGTCGTCCTGTGGGAAGAGGGTGTCTGTGTGGGGTCTCTGGCCGGCCCAGTCCTACCCAGCCATTGTCACGACCATCTGGGATGGAATGAGGGCCCCGTCTGCCTCTGTGACCTGTCGCACTGAGAACTCAG gggccaTTGTGGGAGCCATTGTTGGTGTCACCCTGTTTCTCATCCCCGTGGGTCTGCTGATTTTCTTCCTGAAGAAGAG GCATGAGAAGAGCCAGAGGGAACCAGCACCCAGGGGTCTGGTCTTCAG CTTCTCAGAGGACATCCTGGCGGAAGACTTTGCTGACCATGTCAGGAAAAATGAGAAGGACAGCAATTTTGGCTTTGAGGAGGAGTACCAG caaTTGGCTCTGGAGACCTACAGCCAGTCTCAAACAGTGGCCCTGGCTCCTGAAAACAGCACCAAGAACCGTTACAGAAACGTGCTCCCCT ATGACTGGTCCCGTGTGCCCCTGAAAGCCATCCAGGAGGAACCAGGCTCTGACTACATCAACGCCAGCTTCATGCCT GGTCTCGAGAACCCCCAGGAGTTCATCGCAACGCAGGGCCCCCTGCCCCAGACGGTGGGTGACTTCTGGCGCCTGGTGTGGGAGCAGCAGAGCCGCACCCTCGTCATGCTGACCAACTGTGTGGAATCTGCCCAA GTGAAGTGTGAACATTACTGGCCTCTTGACGCCAAGCCTTGCACACATGGGCACCTCCAAGTGACGCTGGAGGGTGAGGAGGTGCTGGAGGACTGGACAGTCCGAGACCTGACGCTCCAGCAC GTGCAAGAGCAGAAAACGCTGCCTGTGCGACAGTTCCATTACATGACTTGGCCAGACCATGGCGTCCCCCACTCCACAGACCCCATGCTGGCCTTCCGGAAGGTGCTGCGGCAGTGGCTGGACCAGACCGCGGAGGGAGGCCCCCCCATTGTGCACTGCAG TGCTGGTGTGGGCCGCACGGGTACCCTTATTGCCCTGGACGTCCTACTGAGGCAGCTGGACCGGGATCAACGTGTGGGGCCCTTCAGCTACGTGCAGAAGATGAGGGAAAGCCGGCCTCTGATGGTGCAGACTGAG gCCCAGTATGTCTTCCTGCACCACTGCATCCTACGGTTTCTCCAGCAGTCAGGCCGAGTCCCAACAGACAATGGGGTTGCATATGAGAACCCGCTGTATGAGAATGTCTGA